One Gossypium hirsutum isolate 1008001.06 chromosome A11, Gossypium_hirsutum_v2.1, whole genome shotgun sequence genomic window carries:
- the LOC121209962 gene encoding uncharacterized protein, with translation MENEFLSKVEDNVAVRTWSKRLQSERMDSLVERYVSELQDFTRVNVVQNELKELRDIWASWNEGIKQLFYQNYSDVSYLLDIRVDKNLFQALVQFWNSAYKCFTFGEVDLVPTIEEYTTLLRCPKIQVRKTYARVFSSQTFVKKLMSISGMSEPWVTIQIQQKGDSKYERKRVDIFALSIYELVIFPKALRHVDEAVIDLFDRLEKGITPVPAIFAETFRSLSSCRKTEEAAIQRREDISEEKWMDILQNLKEGDIEWRAYWMVSDEIMYRCGNFNWVPLLRIWGATGHTPLLALRQYKSRQFVPTTYGLAQSEFSFKGAHYKKRVRELSDAWKQTYWMKRLAVSSIVTPEYSEWFKKRINDNIPRPSLENARPIGEQLQITPSELEIIR, from the exons atggagaatgaatttcttagtaaAGTCGAGGATAATGTGGCCGTTCGTACATGGTCAAAGAGGCTGCAATCAGAGAGAATGGATAGCTTGGTAGAAAGGTATGTATCGGAGCTACAAGATTTCACTCGCGTCAATGTAGTACAGAACGAGCTGAAAgagttgagagacatttgggcTAGTTGGAATGAAGGAATCAAGCAATTGTTTTACCAAAATTATAGTGACGTATCCTACCTGCTAGACATTAGAGTGGATAAGAATTTGTTCCAAGCCTTGGTGCAGTTTTGGAATTCTGCGtacaagtgtttcacttttggggaagtgGATTTGGTACCTACCATTGAGGAATACACTACTTTACTCAGGTGTCCCAAAATTCAGGTCCGAAAGACTTATGCTCGGGTTTTTAGTAGTCAGACTTTCGTGAAGAAACTGATGAGCATTTctgggatgagcgagccttgGGTCACTATTCAGAttcagcaaaaaggagatagtaaAT ATGAAAGAAAGAGGGTTGATATATTTGCCTTAAGCATCTACGAATTAGTGATCTTTCCTAAGGCTTTGAGGCACGTGGACGAGGCGGTCATTGACTTGTTTGATCGCCTTGAAAAGGGAATCACGCCAGTGCCGGCAATATTCGCAGAAACGTTCAGATCTTTGAGCTCATGTCGAAAGACAG AAGAAGCAGCTATACAGAGGAGAGAGGATATCTcagaggagaagtggatggaCATTCTTCAGAACCTCAAGGAGGGGGATATCGAGTGGAGAGCTTATTGGATGGTTTCTGACGAGATCATGTACCGATGTGGTAACTTCAATTGGGTGCCATTGTTAAGAATTTGGGGAGCTACCGGGCATACTCCACTATTAGCCTTGAGGCAATATAAGTCGAGGCAGTTTGTACCCACGACCTATGGGCTTGCTCAGAGTGAATTCTCATTTAAAGGTGCTCATTATAAGAAGAGAGTTCGGGAGTTATCGGATGCTTGGAAGCAAACTTATTGGATGAAGAGGTTAGCCGTCAGTTCCATAGTAACGCCCGAGTATAGCGAGTGGTTTAAGaagaggattaatgataatattcCTAGGCCAAGCTTGGAGAATGCTCGACCTATCGGGGAACAATTACAAATCACCCCATCAGAATTGGAAATTATAAGGTAA